A part of Desulfomicrobium baculatum DSM 4028 genomic DNA contains:
- the buk gene encoding butyrate kinase, translating to MKILAINPGSTSTKIAVFDDRQELFVETIRHDAADLARFEHVMDQEQLRRETITQAMIRHGQSVSELGAVIGRGGLMRPIPGGVYAVGPQMLFDLRSCAFGTHASNLGAILAHDLATSAGIPALIADPVVVDELGPLARYSGHPSIERRSIFHALNHKAVARRVAEGLGRSYEELRLIIAHLGGGVSVGAHELGRVVDVNNALDGDGPFSPERSGGLPAAEIVSWCFAPGATERDIRRRITGQGGFLAYLGTASGMEIEERIRKGDALAREVRQAMAYQVAKEIGAMGAVLRGQVDAVILTGGLVHDRELANSIAEHVQFLGPVMVHAGEDEMSALALAALRAVADPESIHTYPPRKATESA from the coding sequence ATGAAGATTCTTGCCATAAACCCAGGATCTACCTCCACCAAGATCGCGGTCTTTGACGACCGGCAGGAGCTCTTCGTGGAAACCATCCGCCACGATGCGGCCGATCTCGCGCGATTCGAGCATGTCATGGATCAGGAGCAGCTCCGGCGGGAGACCATCACCCAGGCCATGATCCGGCACGGGCAGAGCGTTTCAGAGCTTGGTGCCGTCATCGGCCGGGGCGGGCTCATGCGCCCCATTCCCGGCGGCGTGTACGCCGTCGGCCCGCAGATGCTATTCGATCTGCGGTCCTGCGCGTTCGGCACCCACGCCTCCAATCTCGGCGCCATCCTGGCCCACGATCTGGCCACAAGCGCAGGCATTCCCGCGCTTATCGCCGACCCCGTGGTTGTGGACGAACTCGGGCCCCTGGCCCGCTACTCCGGACACCCCTCCATAGAACGGCGCAGCATCTTCCACGCCCTGAACCACAAGGCCGTGGCCAGGCGCGTGGCGGAAGGATTGGGACGATCCTATGAAGAGCTGCGCCTCATCATCGCCCACCTGGGCGGGGGCGTGTCCGTGGGCGCGCACGAGCTGGGCCGGGTGGTGGACGTTAACAACGCCCTCGACGGGGATGGTCCCTTCTCGCCCGAACGCAGCGGCGGCCTGCCCGCCGCAGAGATCGTGAGCTGGTGCTTCGCGCCCGGCGCGACCGAACGGGATATCCGGCGCAGGATCACGGGCCAGGGCGGTTTCCTGGCCTACCTGGGCACGGCCAGCGGCATGGAAATCGAGGAGCGCATCCGCAAGGGCGACGCACTCGCCCGGGAAGTGCGGCAGGCCATGGCCTACCAGGTGGCCAAGGAAATCGGGGCCATGGGCGCGGTGCTGCGCGGACAGGTCGACGCCGTGATCCTGACCGGCGGGCTCGTGCATGACCGGGAGCTGGCAAACAGCATCGCTGAACACGTGCAATTCCTGGGGCCGGTCATGGTCCATGCGGGAGAAGACGAAATGTCCGCCCTGGCCCTGGCCGCCCTGCGCGCAGTGGCCGACCCTGAATCCATCCACACCTATCCACCCCGCAAGGCTACCGAATCCGCCTGA
- a CDS encoding bacteriohemerythrin: MNKKIVWDQSFETNIPEVDTQHQRLVEIIGTLADGIGCASMDDLQAVLAQLKEYAQYHFRTEETIMDAAGYADLAEHRDEHLAFVDQLQLFDLDIILASEGLAWDMYHFLSGWLTNHILVVDKKFSTSLSV; encoded by the coding sequence ATGAACAAAAAAATCGTTTGGGATCAATCTTTTGAAACGAATATCCCCGAAGTCGACACCCAGCATCAACGCCTGGTCGAAATCATAGGCACCCTGGCGGACGGCATCGGTTGCGCATCCATGGACGACCTGCAAGCAGTCCTGGCCCAGCTCAAGGAATACGCCCAGTACCACTTCCGGACCGAGGAGACGATCATGGACGCCGCAGGCTACGCCGATCTGGCGGAGCACCGGGATGAGCATCTGGCCTTCGTCGACCAGCTCCAGCTCTTTGATCTGGATATCATCCTGGCCTCGGAAGGGCTGGCCTGGGACATGTACCATTTCCTGAGCGGCTGGCTGACCAACCATATCCTCGTCGTCGACAAGAAATTCTCGACATCGCTATCGGTCTGA
- a CDS encoding efflux transporter outer membrane subunit: MRLLVFLVLILSGCHAFTPVPPSVPQPPQAYRLQAGEHMPGEEWWRALHSEDLNRLMDEALRSAPDIRTALARLEQAEAAAQKTGSALWPTLDASAEAARSWTKLHAQNQVESDTYGLGLAASYELDLWGRVRALRQADTLFVMASRDDLRTAALTLSGEVVGAWISLCSTRQQLAVLEEQQRTNAAILSTLELRFANSLASALDVLQQREAIAQTETVIFPLRSEAVRLENRINLLLGKAPGSVDLASATTLPEPMPIPGTGLPADLLRERPDIRAAWQRLLESGWDVAAARADRMPALRLTGNFEHSGGDASRIFDNWLANLAASLTAPIIDGGSRRAEVERQEAVRRERLATYEKTVFSALSEVDTAVSSVLKQIELVRALTTQRDTAQAALTSARIRYQNGVLEYDTVLSLLLKLQQLDRTHIREQASLLTLQTGLCRALGKGWRTSFPDAPSNTKAEKSI, from the coding sequence ATGAGGCTACTCGTTTTTCTTGTTCTCATTCTGAGCGGATGCCACGCCTTCACCCCCGTACCCCCGTCAGTGCCACAACCGCCGCAGGCGTACCGTCTGCAAGCCGGGGAACATATGCCCGGCGAAGAGTGGTGGCGCGCACTGCACAGCGAAGACCTCAACAGGCTGATGGATGAAGCGTTGCGCTCCGCCCCGGACATTCGCACAGCCCTGGCCCGACTCGAACAGGCCGAGGCCGCCGCGCAGAAAACCGGGAGCGCCCTGTGGCCGACCCTGGACGCCAGCGCCGAGGCTGCGCGGTCCTGGACCAAACTCCACGCCCAAAACCAGGTCGAGAGCGACACCTACGGTCTGGGACTGGCCGCCAGCTATGAACTCGACCTCTGGGGCCGGGTCAGGGCGCTGCGGCAGGCCGATACGCTTTTCGTCATGGCCAGTCGCGACGACCTGCGCACGGCGGCCCTGACCTTAAGCGGCGAAGTCGTCGGGGCCTGGATATCCCTCTGTTCGACCAGGCAGCAGCTCGCCGTGCTTGAAGAGCAGCAGCGCACCAATGCGGCCATCCTCTCCACCCTTGAACTGCGCTTCGCCAACTCGCTCGCCTCGGCTCTGGATGTGCTGCAGCAGCGCGAAGCCATCGCCCAGACCGAAACCGTCATTTTCCCCCTGAGGTCCGAAGCCGTGCGTCTGGAAAACCGGATCAACCTGCTCCTGGGCAAAGCGCCCGGCAGCGTGGATCTGGCCAGCGCCACCACTCTCCCGGAGCCCATGCCCATCCCAGGCACAGGGCTTCCGGCGGACCTGCTGCGCGAGCGCCCCGACATCCGCGCCGCCTGGCAGCGTCTGCTCGAATCGGGCTGGGACGTGGCCGCCGCCAGGGCCGACCGCATGCCGGCGCTGCGCCTGACAGGAAATTTCGAGCACAGCGGCGGCGATGCGAGCCGCATCTTCGACAACTGGCTGGCTAATCTCGCCGCATCCCTGACCGCCCCGATCATCGACGGAGGCAGCCGCCGGGCCGAAGTGGAACGGCAGGAGGCCGTGCGCAGGGAACGCCTGGCCACATATGAAAAAACCGTGTTCTCGGCCCTGTCCGAAGTGGACACCGCGGTCAGCTCCGTCCTCAAGCAAATCGAACTGGTCCGCGCCCTTACGACGCAGCGCGACACAGCCCAGGCTGCGCTGACCAGCGCCCGGATTCGCTATCAGAACGGCGTGCTCGAATACGACACGGTCCTTTCCCTGTTGCTGAAATTGCAGCAACTCGATCGCACGCACATTCGTGAACAGGCATCGCTTCTGACCCTGCAGACCGGACTTTGCCGGGCTCTGGGCAAAGGCTGGCGCACCTCTTTCCCCGACGCTCCCTCAAATACCAAAGCGGAAAAAAGTATATGA
- a CDS encoding efflux RND transporter periplasmic adaptor subunit: MIIPECDNTKPLPRRIKLLVLVLSLLVIGAGIFMAVRFIKTRPKPPQRPPALIAPLVETTTVTAGPQTAVVQVLGTVVPARQTQIRAEVAGIVREIAPGFLPGGIVTKGSPLLRLKDEDFRLIVTSREAELQSAAAALELEIGYQQVARHEWDLLEMTGKAGESSDLALRKPQLAQARAKLRQAEAALEQARLDLKRTKLTAPFTALVLDKNVELGSRVSITDTLATLVDTGEFWVEAAIPVDRLPWITLPGKNSPGSKVRILSQASGAERSGHILRLRGDLEEQGRLARVQVSLPAPLEAKPAPILLGEYVRLEIEGTRLQNVIRLPRAALRENDTVWAVHNATLAIRPATVVWRDTHTVLISDGLASGDTVVTSELASPIDGMPVTLGEER; this comes from the coding sequence ATGATCATCCCTGAATGCGACAACACAAAGCCCCTGCCGAGACGAATCAAGCTCCTGGTTCTTGTTTTGTCCCTGCTTGTCATCGGAGCCGGAATTTTCATGGCCGTCCGCTTCATCAAAACCCGGCCCAAACCGCCGCAACGCCCTCCGGCGCTCATCGCCCCCCTGGTCGAAACAACCACGGTCACGGCGGGGCCGCAGACAGCCGTCGTCCAGGTCCTGGGAACCGTCGTTCCCGCGCGCCAGACCCAGATCCGGGCCGAGGTGGCCGGAATCGTCCGTGAAATCGCCCCCGGCTTTCTGCCCGGTGGAATCGTCACCAAAGGCAGCCCCTTGCTGCGGCTCAAAGATGAGGATTTTCGCCTGATCGTGACCAGCAGGGAGGCGGAACTTCAAAGCGCCGCAGCCGCGCTGGAACTCGAAATCGGCTACCAGCAGGTGGCCAGACATGAATGGGATCTCCTTGAGATGACGGGCAAGGCCGGGGAAAGTTCGGACCTGGCCCTGCGCAAACCGCAACTCGCCCAGGCCCGGGCCAAGCTCCGCCAGGCCGAAGCGGCGCTGGAGCAGGCCCGGCTCGACCTGAAGCGGACCAAGCTGACCGCGCCCTTTACGGCCCTCGTGCTGGACAAGAACGTGGAGCTCGGCTCCCGGGTCTCCATCACCGACACCCTGGCCACCCTGGTCGATACAGGCGAATTCTGGGTCGAGGCCGCCATCCCGGTGGACCGTCTGCCCTGGATCACCCTGCCGGGGAAAAACAGCCCCGGCTCGAAGGTGCGCATCCTGTCCCAAGCCAGCGGCGCCGAACGCAGCGGCCACATCCTGCGCCTGCGCGGAGACCTGGAAGAGCAGGGCCGCCTGGCGCGGGTGCAGGTCTCCTTGCCGGCCCCCCTTGAAGCCAAACCCGCGCCCATTTTGCTGGGTGAATACGTGCGCCTTGAAATCGAGGGCACCCGCCTTCAGAACGTGATCCGCCTGCCCAGGGCCGCGCTGCGCGAAAACGACACGGTCTGGGCCGTGCACAACGCAACCCTGGCCATTCGGCCCGCCACCGTGGTCTGGCGCGATACGCACACGGTCCTGATCTCGGACGGCCTTGCCTCCGGCGACACCGTGGTGACCAGCGAGCTGGCCTCTCCCATCGACGGCATGCCCGTCACCCTGGGCGAGGAAAGGTAG